In Pseudomonas rhizosphaerae, one DNA window encodes the following:
- a CDS encoding RHS repeat protein produces the protein MTPSTFAHLDSNVLLFAGTPCLTVRDPRGQTVRDIHYHRHPDTPTEQDRRITCHRFDPGGRLAASIDPRLATLALRDASVVPNVRHRYSLSDAVVQTDSVDAGVHTVLNDATGRLAIDVSATGVVHTRRYRPACPAHHLDTITEQSANAQPCVVERLVWADASPSQQAANLAGQCTHHYDTAGLKQTLSLSLGGATLADTWQVLDDEARANWHGDNAADWAALLGPEVFRQHCRVDALDAPLAKVDPRQHERRYAYDLAGQLHATALLVPGQAERPIVVAVHYSESGRPLRQTQGNGVVSDYEYDAHTQRLTRQRVARPANHPLGAKVLQDLEYRHDPVGNLVERCDASQAVRFWRNQRVEASSTFVYDTLYQLVSATGRERIDRGQQTPTPPTATVPVTLDDSAFTRYLRTYRHDRAGNLVQVRHSAPASGNNYTRHITVAARSNRAVPSQLTEDPLLVHNLFDAGGHQRQLAPGQGLQWNARGELGQVSPVTREGRASDTEWYRYDAQGKRRVKQGSQHGATQVQTHRTLYLDGLELHASATGEAVREAWQVISIDEAAHCQVRALCWEVGKPDGIDNGGLRYSYPDRVGSSGLELDDTGQLISQEEYYPYGGTAVWTSRSQAEARYKTVRYSGKECDATGLYYYGLRYYQPWAARWLSADPAGAIDGLNLFRMVRNNPMTLWDEDGLQPVGDELPNGLYKPVLRTGKARDRDGAKHPGIPADAQKQIKSDVKPIPLRDALSDTSLGQQPLVTDLLNPAKGLVSTADTATLNRKEGGGQLLFGALQVSSQGRRFNALTAVDPRTTKPQAAGEYAYWAPQGGYVDIPAHPSNGQPQLVFTPGFSGCTLAVDQLSADTLRVRHVEGGKEDAQYNSATIKHGLGMANAMEYRDYGYFQAGAGPLLESVQGTAFMQYDQRSKGWAIHHQSLLNTPQIMAVESRTTGFISKQVTQQATVLFSQDSRVARNSKIVLRNARP, from the coding sequence ATGACCCCTTCGACCTTCGCCCACCTCGACTCGAACGTCCTTCTGTTTGCCGGCACACCGTGCCTGACGGTACGCGATCCGCGTGGGCAAACCGTGCGCGACATCCACTACCATCGCCATCCTGATACCCCAACCGAACAGGACAGGCGCATCACCTGCCATCGTTTCGATCCGGGTGGCCGACTGGCCGCCAGCATCGACCCGCGCCTGGCTACGCTGGCGCTGCGCGATGCCAGCGTTGTACCGAACGTGCGGCACCGTTATTCGCTGTCCGACGCCGTTGTGCAGACCGACAGTGTCGATGCAGGGGTGCACACCGTACTCAACGATGCCACTGGCCGCCTGGCCATCGACGTTTCCGCGACGGGCGTCGTGCATACCCGTCGCTATCGACCCGCCTGCCCTGCCCATCACCTGGACACCATCACCGAACAGTCCGCCAATGCCCAGCCCTGCGTGGTCGAGCGTCTGGTCTGGGCTGACGCCAGCCCGTCACAGCAGGCCGCCAATCTGGCCGGGCAGTGTACCCACCATTACGATACCGCCGGTTTGAAACAGACCCTGAGCCTGAGCCTGGGCGGTGCTACCTTGGCCGACACCTGGCAGGTACTCGACGACGAGGCCCGGGCAAACTGGCACGGTGACAATGCAGCCGACTGGGCGGCCTTGCTGGGGCCGGAGGTGTTCAGGCAGCACTGCCGAGTCGATGCCCTCGACGCGCCCCTGGCCAAGGTCGACCCCAGGCAGCACGAAAGACGCTATGCCTATGATCTGGCCGGCCAGCTTCATGCCACGGCGTTGCTCGTACCCGGGCAAGCAGAACGGCCCATCGTGGTTGCCGTGCACTACTCCGAAAGTGGGCGGCCACTGCGGCAGACGCAGGGTAACGGGGTGGTCAGCGACTATGAATACGACGCCCACACCCAACGACTCACACGCCAGCGCGTGGCGCGCCCGGCCAACCATCCACTGGGCGCCAAGGTATTGCAGGACCTTGAATACCGTCACGATCCGGTGGGCAATCTCGTCGAGCGCTGCGATGCCTCCCAGGCGGTGCGCTTCTGGCGCAACCAGCGCGTAGAGGCCAGCAGCACCTTCGTCTACGACACCCTTTACCAACTGGTGAGTGCCACGGGGCGCGAGCGCATCGACCGCGGCCAACAGACGCCGACACCGCCTACCGCGACAGTGCCGGTCACCCTGGATGACAGTGCGTTCACACGCTACCTGCGCACTTATCGGCATGATCGGGCAGGCAACCTGGTACAGGTGCGTCACAGCGCACCGGCCAGTGGCAACAATTACACCCGCCACATCACCGTCGCCGCCCGAAGCAATCGGGCCGTGCCCAGCCAGTTGACCGAAGATCCACTGCTGGTCCACAACCTGTTCGACGCCGGCGGACATCAGCGTCAATTGGCACCAGGCCAAGGGTTGCAATGGAATGCGCGCGGCGAGCTGGGCCAGGTAAGCCCGGTCACCCGTGAGGGCCGGGCCTCGGATACCGAGTGGTACCGTTACGACGCGCAGGGCAAGCGGCGCGTCAAACAGGGCAGCCAACACGGCGCGACTCAGGTGCAGACACACCGCACCCTGTATCTCGACGGGCTGGAGCTGCATGCCAGCGCAACGGGCGAGGCAGTGCGCGAAGCCTGGCAAGTGATCAGTATCGACGAAGCCGCGCACTGCCAAGTGCGAGCCTTGTGTTGGGAAGTCGGCAAACCGGACGGTATCGACAATGGCGGTCTGCGCTACAGCTACCCGGATCGAGTCGGCAGCAGTGGCTTGGAACTGGACGACACCGGCCAGTTGATCAGTCAGGAAGAGTATTACCCGTATGGCGGCACGGCGGTGTGGACCAGCCGCAGCCAGGCAGAAGCGCGCTACAAGACGGTTCGCTATTCAGGCAAAGAATGTGATGCCACCGGCCTCTATTACTATGGCCTGCGCTACTACCAACCTTGGGCTGCACGCTGGTTGAGCGCAGACCCGGCCGGCGCCATCGACGGGCTCAACCTGTTCAGGATGGTGCGCAACAACCCCATGACCCTGTGGGACGAAGACGGCTTGCAACCGGTGGGCGATGAACTGCCCAACGGGCTGTACAAACCCGTGTTGCGCACAGGCAAGGCCCGGGATCGTGACGGAGCCAAACATCCGGGGATACCGGCCGACGCCCAGAAGCAAATCAAATCCGACGTCAAGCCCATACCACTGCGCGACGCGCTGAGCGATACGAGCCTGGGTCAGCAACCCCTGGTCACCGACTTGCTCAACCCGGCGAAAGGCCTGGTCAGTACGGCCGACACGGCCACGCTGAACCGTAAGGAGGGTGGCGGTCAGCTGTTGTTCGGCGCGCTGCAGGTGAGCAGCCAGGGTCGCCGGTTCAATGCACTGACCGCCGTCGACCCTCGCACCACCAAGCCCCAAGCCGCGGGGGAATATGCCTACTGGGCGCCGCAAGGCGGCTATGTCGACATTCCCGCGCACCCGAGCAACGGTCAGCCGCAACTGGTGTTCACACCCGGATTCAGCGGTTGTACGCTGGCCGTGGACCAGTTGTCGGCCGATACCTTGCGCGTGCGTCACGTCGAAGGTGGCAAGGAAGACGCGCAATACAACAGCGCGACCATCAAGCATGGGCTGGGCATGGCCAACGCCATGGAATACCGCGACTACGGATACTTCCAGGCAGGCGCCGGCCCGTTGCTGGAAAGCGTCCAAGGCACGGCCTTCATGCAATATGACCAGCGTTCGAAGGGCTGGGCCATTCACCATCAGAGCCTGTTGAACACGCCACAGATCATGGCGGTGGAGAGCCGCACCACGGGTTTCATCAGCAAACAGGTGACCCAGCAGGCCACCGTGCTGTTTTCGCAAGACAGCCGAGTCGCCCGCAACTCGAAAATCGTCCTGAGAAACGCTCGACCGTAG
- a CDS encoding fumarate hydratase yields the protein MTVIKQDDLIQSVADALQFISYYHPVDFIQAMHQAYLREESPAARDSIAQILINSRMCATGHRPICQDTGIVTVFVRVGMDVRWDGATMGLDDMINEGVRRAYNLPENVLRASILADPAGARKNTKDNTPAVIHYSIVPGNTVEVDVAAKGGGSENKSKMAMLNPSDSIVDWVLKTVPTMGAGWCPPGMLGIGIGGTAEKAAVMAKEVLMESIDIHELKARGPQNRIEEIRLELFDKVNQLGIGAQGLGGLTTVLDVKIMDYPTHAASLPVCMIPNCAATRHAHFVLDGSGPAELEAPDLDAYPEIVWEAGPSARRVDLDTLTPEDVQSWQPGETILLNGKMLTGRDAAHKRMVEMLNRGETLPVDLKGRFIYYVGPVDPVREEVVGPAGPTTATRMDKFTRQILDQTGLLGMIGKSERGPTAIEAIKDHKAVYLMAVGGAAYLVAQAIKKSRVVAFEELGMEAIYEFDVKDMPVTVAVDSKGESVHITGPAIWQGKIAESLAVEVQ from the coding sequence ATGACCGTGATCAAACAAGACGACCTGATTCAGAGCGTCGCCGACGCCCTGCAATTCATTTCCTATTACCACCCCGTTGACTTCATCCAGGCCATGCACCAGGCCTACCTGCGTGAAGAGTCCCCGGCGGCGCGCGACTCCATCGCTCAGATCCTGATCAACTCGCGCATGTGCGCCACCGGCCATCGGCCGATCTGCCAGGACACCGGCATCGTCACCGTGTTCGTGCGCGTGGGCATGGACGTGCGCTGGGACGGTGCCACCATGGGCCTGGACGACATGATCAACGAGGGCGTGCGTCGCGCCTACAACCTGCCGGAAAACGTCCTGCGTGCCTCGATCCTGGCCGACCCGGCCGGCGCCCGCAAGAACACCAAGGACAACACTCCGGCGGTGATCCACTACTCCATCGTGCCCGGTAACACCGTGGAAGTGGACGTGGCGGCCAAGGGTGGCGGTTCCGAGAACAAGTCGAAGATGGCCATGCTCAACCCGTCCGACTCGATCGTCGACTGGGTGTTGAAGACCGTGCCGACCATGGGCGCCGGCTGGTGCCCGCCCGGCATGCTCGGCATCGGTATCGGCGGCACGGCCGAGAAAGCCGCGGTGATGGCCAAGGAAGTGTTGATGGAGTCCATCGACATCCACGAGCTCAAGGCCCGCGGCCCGCAGAACCGTATCGAAGAGATCCGCCTGGAGCTGTTCGACAAGGTCAACCAACTGGGCATCGGCGCCCAAGGCCTGGGCGGCCTGACCACCGTGCTCGACGTGAAGATCATGGACTACCCGACCCACGCCGCCTCCCTGCCGGTGTGCATGATCCCCAACTGCGCCGCCACCCGTCACGCCCACTTCGTGCTCGACGGTTCCGGCCCGGCCGAGCTGGAAGCGCCGGACCTGGACGCCTACCCGGAAATCGTCTGGGAAGCCGGCCCGTCGGCTCGCCGCGTCGACCTCGACACGCTGACCCCCGAAGACGTGCAAAGCTGGCAGCCGGGCGAGACCATTCTGCTCAACGGCAAGATGCTCACCGGTCGCGACGCTGCGCACAAGCGCATGGTCGAAATGCTGAACAGAGGTGAAACCCTGCCGGTGGACCTCAAGGGCCGTTTCATCTACTACGTTGGCCCGGTCGATCCGGTCCGCGAAGAAGTGGTCGGCCCGGCTGGCCCGACCACCGCCACGCGGATGGACAAGTTCACCCGGCAGATCCTCGACCAGACCGGTCTGCTGGGCATGATCGGCAAGTCCGAACGTGGCCCGACCGCCATCGAGGCGATCAAGGACCACAAGGCCGTGTACCTGATGGCCGTCGGCGGCGCGGCTTATCTGGTGGCCCAGGCCATCAAGAAATCGCGCGTGGTGGCCTTCGAGGAACTGGGCATGGAAGCCATCTACGAGTTCGACGTCAAGGACATGCCAGTGACCGTCGCGGTCGACAGCAAGGGCGAGTCGGTGCACATCACCGGGCCTGCAATCTGGCAGGGCAAGATCGCCGAAAGCCTGGCGGTGGAAGTGCAATAG
- a CDS encoding sensor domain-containing diguanylate cyclase — protein sequence MTESALQHLLIKRFSLAAGTYVLVIGLVWVAILTQYCRVPVVTAVGTTCLVAASQGVLYWIFRSGLNQRFSDPSLTEFQVLLAVAWHTWLIANLEVARGTFMVVYVLILLFGVFHLPRLAFVRCALVVFVAFVGVNLWEAYRMALPDPGLATLQICAMLVVLLWLCMYASYVQTSRQRIRQRRYALQAHQDTLRGMMRQLEELVATDELTGLFNRRHFLRLASRELATLKPGVEHGLALIDLDHFKRINDMHGHAAGDQVLQAFAAVTQDCLRDGDVLARYGGEEFVLLMPDVDADRLVRCCEQLRRAFADADPQGLGAANLSLSVGMTLLVQGDDLDDALHRADQALYRAKREGRNRCAAAWDMADA from the coding sequence GTGACCGAGTCCGCCCTGCAACACCTATTGATCAAGCGTTTCTCATTGGCTGCCGGCACTTACGTTTTGGTAATTGGGCTCGTGTGGGTGGCGATCCTGACCCAGTACTGTCGTGTACCTGTGGTAACGGCAGTCGGCACCACCTGCCTGGTCGCGGCCAGCCAAGGCGTGCTGTATTGGATCTTCCGCAGTGGTCTCAACCAGCGCTTCAGCGATCCCAGCCTTACCGAGTTCCAGGTGCTGCTTGCCGTGGCCTGGCACACCTGGCTGATCGCCAACCTCGAGGTGGCTCGCGGTACCTTCATGGTGGTGTATGTGCTGATCCTGCTGTTCGGCGTGTTCCATTTGCCACGTCTGGCATTCGTGCGCTGCGCACTGGTGGTGTTCGTCGCGTTCGTCGGGGTCAACCTGTGGGAGGCCTATCGCATGGCCTTGCCGGACCCTGGGCTGGCCACCCTGCAGATCTGCGCCATGCTGGTGGTGCTGCTGTGGTTGTGCATGTATGCAAGCTACGTGCAGACCTCGCGCCAGCGCATACGCCAGCGTCGCTATGCTCTGCAGGCGCACCAGGACACCCTGCGCGGCATGATGCGCCAGCTCGAAGAGCTGGTCGCCACCGATGAATTGACCGGCTTGTTCAACCGTCGACATTTCCTGCGCCTGGCCTCCCGTGAACTGGCGACGCTCAAGCCGGGTGTCGAGCACGGCCTGGCGCTGATCGACCTCGATCATTTCAAGCGCATCAACGATATGCACGGCCATGCGGCCGGTGACCAAGTGCTGCAGGCCTTCGCGGCGGTGACTCAGGATTGCCTGCGTGACGGTGATGTGCTGGCGCGTTATGGCGGCGAAGAGTTCGTGTTGCTGATGCCTGACGTCGACGCCGATCGCTTGGTGCGCTGTTGCGAGCAGCTGCGCCGGGCCTTTGCCGACGCCGACCCGCAAGGGCTGGGCGCGGCCAATCTGAGTCTGTCGGTGGGCATGACGTTGCTGGTGCAGGGCGACGACCTGGACGACGCCCTGCACCGTGCCGACCAGGCCCTGTACCGCGCCAAGCGCGAAGGCCGTAATCGCTGCGCGGCGGCGTGGGACATGGCCGATGCCTGA
- a CDS encoding iron-sulfur-binding ferredoxin reductase produces MPELDTGHKRWTVAAGSNLLDALNEAGVQVPFSCRAGSCHACLVRCLAGEPQDRKPDALSSDKRQRGWRLACQCQVVEDLRVAVFDPQGDGTSAQVIGWDWLSAHVLRLRLQTERPLRYHAGQHLVLWTSTPEGMRIARPYSIASLAQADDFLEFHLDCRRPGAFIDQARQFEVGNTLQVGEVRGGALHYDPEWQARPLWLFAAGTGLAPLWGVLREALRQEHHGPIRVLHMANEHYLDEPLRALAQSHPNLFVEQFPAGEPPPLRLSSRQTIALVCGSPISVEEFSRRLFLAGLPRSQLYSDVFVGRG; encoded by the coding sequence ATGCCTGAGCTGGACACCGGCCATAAGCGCTGGACGGTGGCGGCCGGCAGCAACCTGCTCGACGCCCTCAACGAGGCCGGCGTGCAGGTGCCTTTCAGCTGCCGCGCGGGCAGTTGCCATGCCTGCCTGGTGCGCTGCCTTGCCGGCGAACCCCAGGACCGCAAGCCTGATGCGCTGAGTAGCGACAAGCGTCAGCGAGGTTGGCGCCTGGCCTGCCAGTGTCAGGTCGTCGAAGACCTGCGAGTGGCGGTTTTCGACCCTCAGGGTGACGGTACCAGTGCCCAGGTGATCGGCTGGGACTGGCTTTCGGCGCATGTGCTGCGCCTGCGGTTGCAGACCGAACGCCCCTTGCGTTATCACGCCGGCCAGCATCTGGTGCTGTGGACGTCCACGCCCGAGGGCATGCGGATCGCGCGACCTTATTCCATTGCCAGCCTGGCCCAGGCGGATGACTTCCTCGAGTTTCACCTGGACTGTAGGCGCCCCGGCGCCTTCATCGACCAGGCGCGGCAGTTCGAGGTTGGCAATACGCTGCAAGTGGGCGAGGTCCGCGGCGGGGCCTTGCACTATGACCCCGAATGGCAGGCTCGACCCCTGTGGCTGTTCGCCGCCGGTACCGGATTGGCACCCCTGTGGGGTGTACTGCGCGAAGCTTTGCGGCAGGAACATCACGGCCCGATCCGGGTACTGCACATGGCCAATGAACATTATCTGGATGAACCCTTGCGTGCGCTTGCCCAGAGTCATCCCAACCTTTTCGTTGAACAGTTCCCAGCAGGCGAGCCACCGCCATTGCGTCTCTCGTCGCGCCAGACCATCGCCCTGGTGTGTGGGTCGCCGATCAGCGTCGAAGAATTCTCCAGGCGCCTGTTCCTGGCCGGATTGCCCAGAAGCCAGCTGTACAGCGACGTGTTCGTCGGCCGCGGCTGA
- the pyk gene encoding pyruvate kinase — protein sequence MTVRRTKIVATLGPASNSPEVIEQLIKAGLDVARLNFSHGTPDEHKARARLIREIAARLGRHVALLGDLQGPKIRIAKFTNKRIELKVGDRFTFSTSHPLTEGNQDVVGIDYPDLVKDCGVGDELLLDDGRVVMRVETATADSLHCSVLIGGPLSDHKGINRRGGGLTAPALTEKDKADIKLAAEMDLDYLAVSFPRDASDMEYARQLRDESGGTAWLVAKIERAEAVADDETLDGLIRASDAVMVARGDLGVEIGDAELIGIQKKIIQHARRNNKAVIVATQMMESMIQNPMPTRAEVSDVANAVLDYTDAVMLSAESAAGSYPIEAVQAMARIIVGAEKHPTSKKSSHRLYTQFERCDESIALAAMYTANHFPGVKAIIALTETGYTSLIMSRLRSSVPIFAFSPQRATQARAAMFRGVYPVDFDPAVLPPSEVSKAAIDKLLEMGIVQQGDWVILTKGDSYAQTGGTNGMKILHVGDPLVD from the coding sequence ATGACCGTTCGCCGTACCAAAATCGTTGCCACCCTGGGCCCCGCCTCCAACTCGCCGGAAGTGATCGAACAACTGATCAAGGCCGGCCTGGACGTCGCTCGCCTGAACTTTTCCCACGGTACACCGGATGAGCACAAGGCTCGCGCCCGTCTGATCCGCGAGATCGCCGCACGGCTGGGGCGTCACGTCGCCCTGCTGGGCGATCTGCAAGGTCCGAAGATCCGCATCGCCAAGTTCACCAACAAACGCATCGAACTGAAGGTCGGCGATCGCTTCACCTTCTCCACCAGCCATCCGCTCACCGAAGGCAACCAGGACGTCGTGGGTATCGACTACCCTGACCTGGTCAAGGATTGCGGCGTCGGCGACGAGCTGTTGCTCGACGATGGCCGTGTGGTCATGCGCGTGGAAACCGCCACCGCCGATTCGCTGCATTGCTCGGTGCTGATCGGCGGCCCGCTGTCCGACCACAAGGGCATCAACCGTCGCGGCGGCGGCCTGACTGCACCGGCCCTGACCGAGAAAGACAAGGCCGACATCAAGCTGGCCGCGGAAATGGACCTGGACTACCTGGCCGTTTCCTTCCCGCGCGATGCGTCGGACATGGAATACGCGCGCCAACTGCGCGACGAGTCGGGCGGTACCGCCTGGCTGGTGGCCAAGATCGAACGCGCCGAAGCGGTGGCCGACGACGAGACCCTCGACGGCCTGATCCGCGCCAGTGACGCCGTCATGGTGGCCCGTGGCGATTTGGGCGTTGAAATCGGCGACGCCGAGCTGATCGGCATCCAGAAGAAGATCATCCAGCACGCTCGCCGCAACAACAAGGCGGTGATCGTGGCGACCCAGATGATGGAGTCGATGATCCAGAACCCGATGCCGACCCGCGCCGAAGTGTCCGACGTGGCCAACGCCGTGCTCGACTACACCGACGCCGTGATGCTCTCGGCCGAAAGTGCTGCCGGTTCCTATCCGATCGAAGCCGTGCAAGCCATGGCGCGCATCATCGTCGGCGCGGAAAAGCATCCGACCAGCAAGAAGTCCAGCCATCGCCTGTACACGCAGTTCGAGCGTTGCGACGAAAGCATCGCGCTGGCGGCCATGTACACGGCGAACCATTTCCCGGGCGTGAAGGCGATCATCGCCCTGACCGAAACCGGGTACACCTCGCTGATCATGTCGCGCCTGCGTTCGTCGGTGCCGATCTTCGCCTTCTCGCCGCAGCGTGCCACCCAGGCCCGCGCCGCGATGTTCCGCGGGGTCTACCCGGTCGACTTCGATCCGGCCGTGTTGCCGCCGAGCGAAGTGAGCAAGGCCGCCATCGACAAACTGCTGGAAATGGGCATCGTGCAACAGGGCGACTGGGTCATCCTGACCAAGGGCGACAGCTATGCACAGACCGGTGGCACGAACGGGATGAAGATCCTGCACGTGGGTGACCCGTTGGTCGATTGA
- a CDS encoding tetratricopeptide repeat protein, which translates to MRALLLIALAIAVSGCNRWSMDQHLNSAYRAYDEGNCEKVVLELSQVDRKSRSRPYVQPEVSMLRGQCLERQKLYVDAAQTYQYIINRYPSSEYAYRAQARLQTLDQLGHVRPGVPAQPRPAAF; encoded by the coding sequence ATGCGCGCGCTTTTATTGATTGCCCTGGCCATCGCCGTGTCAGGCTGTAACCGCTGGTCGATGGACCAGCACTTGAACAGCGCCTACCGCGCCTACGACGAGGGCAACTGCGAGAAGGTCGTGCTGGAGCTGTCCCAGGTCGACCGCAAGAGCCGCTCGCGGCCCTACGTGCAACCGGAAGTCTCGATGCTGCGTGGCCAGTGCCTGGAGCGTCAGAAGCTGTACGTGGATGCCGCACAAACCTATCAGTACATCATCAATCGCTACCCCTCCAGCGAGTACGCCTACCGCGCCCAGGCACGTCTGCAGACGCTGGATCAGTTGGGTCACGTTCGTCCGGGAGTACCCGCCCAGCCACGCCCGGCGGCATTCTGA
- a CDS encoding PilZ domain-containing protein, protein MYTERRIERHQLPYYLKVYNRHTGRAMGYMGNISDVGLMLISELPLLVGPVFELQVKIPSVEGEAKLIDLSAHCLWCKEDATPGHYDSGFELQGPAPTEFLKLVDALRHYFTFHPQGSSA, encoded by the coding sequence ATGTACACCGAGCGTCGGATCGAACGGCATCAACTGCCGTACTACCTCAAGGTCTACAACCGTCACACCGGTCGTGCCATGGGTTACATGGGCAACATTTCGGATGTGGGCTTGATGCTGATCAGCGAGCTGCCGTTGCTGGTCGGGCCCGTGTTCGAATTGCAGGTGAAAATCCCGTCGGTCGAGGGCGAGGCCAAGTTGATCGACCTTTCGGCGCATTGCCTGTGGTGCAAGGAAGACGCCACGCCCGGGCACTACGATTCCGGCTTCGAACTGCAAGGCCCGGCGCCGACCGAGTTTCTCAAGCTGGTAGATGCGCTGCGCCACTATTTCACGTTCCATCCCCAGGGCTCTTCGGCCTGA
- a CDS encoding DUF4350 domain-containing protein, producing MALTLWASLTGAAEPDGARLLQQTLDSQTARQSIARVVASQPPASMPYQSALSFLQAQGLVNHATATWADLDTLPAPGHSLLLLDRKTPLSVQQVDQLLGWVQRGGRLLAVADALWDEASASSGDALLDRLQIRVQLSAQLPQLPPAQGDEYPSLTKLYLEDEEAPAYLGFDTQRHLDDPTGKVQSWANSNGATHLMQMAYGDGLITLVSDAQLWKDEQIQRYDNAWLLWYLNQGSQVTWLFEPMPEAHGRYVPWALAGLLVVIVGLGWIRVRHRPHRGSRLLDRRQLHFLYEQGRRCLREQGPGELLATLQRDVLQRACLHHPGFERLAVAEQWQVLAQLSQHSTRSIGAALLPIGSQRLSGRAFVRTVAQLQSVRDNLGPMSSVARPGRNMGAAMGPVDRTVWVLLECGAWVDQPGVLQHAVQTCLQLSEAALADGFAVGLQAVSCALPVRLLPQCGAEQLQRMADAIAHLEPLRNALEVPASLDTLDDEPQACALVMMVAGFNADIERELPAALGRIAERQPVLLASLRNEALERLRQQPVRNRREALIYCGAMQRLLMRQRVHDRLAAAGVSVVDAWPGEMATESLLRYRSLRQPRG from the coding sequence GTGGCCTTGACCCTGTGGGCCAGCCTGACCGGCGCAGCGGAACCGGACGGCGCCCGGCTGCTGCAGCAGACGCTGGACAGCCAGACGGCCAGGCAATCCATCGCGCGGGTCGTGGCCTCGCAACCACCGGCCAGCATGCCCTATCAAAGTGCCCTGAGCTTTCTGCAGGCTCAGGGGCTGGTCAACCACGCGACCGCTACCTGGGCTGACCTGGACACACTGCCCGCACCGGGCCACAGCCTTCTGCTACTGGACCGAAAAACACCGCTGTCGGTGCAGCAGGTCGACCAACTGTTGGGTTGGGTGCAACGCGGCGGGCGCCTGCTGGCGGTTGCCGACGCCTTGTGGGACGAGGCCAGTGCCAGCAGTGGCGATGCCTTGCTCGATCGCCTGCAGATTCGCGTACAGCTCAGTGCGCAGTTGCCGCAACTGCCCCCTGCTCAGGGCGATGAGTACCCGAGTCTGACCAAGCTCTACCTGGAGGACGAAGAAGCACCGGCCTACCTGGGTTTCGACACGCAACGCCATCTGGACGACCCGACCGGCAAAGTCCAGTCATGGGCCAACAGCAACGGCGCCACGCACCTGATGCAAATGGCCTACGGCGACGGACTCATCACCCTGGTCAGCGACGCGCAATTGTGGAAGGACGAGCAGATCCAGCGCTACGACAATGCCTGGCTGCTGTGGTACCTGAACCAGGGCAGCCAGGTGACCTGGCTGTTCGAACCGATGCCCGAAGCCCATGGGCGGTACGTTCCGTGGGCGCTGGCTGGACTGCTGGTCGTCATTGTGGGCCTGGGGTGGATAAGAGTGCGGCATCGCCCACACCGCGGATCGCGCCTGCTGGACCGACGCCAACTGCATTTTCTGTACGAGCAAGGCCGTCGGTGCTTGCGCGAACAAGGCCCAGGAGAGCTGCTCGCCACCCTGCAACGAGACGTGCTGCAACGTGCGTGCCTGCATCATCCCGGCTTCGAGAGGCTCGCCGTGGCCGAGCAATGGCAGGTACTGGCGCAGCTGTCGCAGCACTCGACTCGCAGCATCGGCGCCGCGTTGCTGCCGATAGGCAGCCAGCGCCTGTCAGGCCGAGCATTCGTTCGCACAGTGGCGCAACTGCAAAGCGTGAGGGACAACCTGGGGCCGATGTCGTCCGTCGCGCGGCCTGGCCGTAATATGGGTGCTGCCATGGGGCCGGTCGATCGGACGGTGTGGGTGCTGCTCGAATGCGGCGCCTGGGTCGACCAACCAGGCGTGTTGCAGCATGCCGTACAAACCTGTCTGCAACTGAGCGAAGCGGCGCTGGCTGACGGGTTCGCCGTGGGCCTGCAGGCAGTCTCCTGTGCGCTGCCGGTCAGGCTGCTGCCGCAATGCGGTGCCGAGCAGTTGCAGCGCATGGCTGACGCGATCGCGCACCTAGAGCCTCTGCGTAACGCCCTCGAGGTGCCTGCGAGCCTGGATACCCTGGATGACGAGCCGCAAGCTTGCGCATTGGTGATGATGGTGGCCGGCTTCAATGCCGACATCGAGCGTGAGTTGCCCGCTGCGTTGGGCAGGATCGCCGAGCGCCAGCCGGTGTTGCTGGCCAGCCTGCGCAATGAGGCACTCGAGCGGCTGCGTCAGCAACCGGTGCGGAACCGCCGCGAAGCCCTGATCTACTGCGGCGCGATGCAGCGGTTGCTGATGCGCCAGCGCGTGCATGATCGATTGGCTGCTGCCGGGGTCAGTGTGGTGGACGCATGGCCTGGGGAGATGGCCACCGAGTCGCTGCTGCGCTACCGAAGCCTGCGTCAGCCCCGCGGCTGA